In Paramicrobacterium humi, the genomic stretch CGAGCTTGTCGCCGAGCGGACCCCACACGAGACCGCCGAGCGGCCGGACGAGGAAGGAGATCGCGAACGTCGCGAGCGCCCACACGGTGCCGCCGGGGAAGAAGTTCGCTGTGATGTAGGTGACCGCGACGGCGTACACGCCGTAGTCGTACCACTCGGTGGCGTTTCCGATCGCGGAGGCGCTGATGGCGCGTCGGATGGTCTTGCGGCCCTCTGCCGTGTCGACTTTCGGGGCCCGGTATTCCGGTTCTGGAGCGTTGGCTTCCGGTGTCGTGTTCAAATCTCCTGCCCTCCGCAAGCGTGTGAGTCTGTCAGGTTCGATCCTCAATCCTTGTCCGTTCGGCTCCCGGTGTCACCGGGGGTGCGCGGCAGCGGGTTGTTCTGCTAAGCACCGGGCAGATCGGAGCGCGCGTCGCGCAGGCTATGGATAGACTGGGAACATGGCGTTCATCTTGTCGTTCCTGCTCTTCCTCGTCGGGCTGTACCTGTTCGGCGTCGCCTTCACGGCCACCGCGTTCCAGGCCGCCATCTTCTTCGCGGGAATCCTGCTGATCTGCCTCTCGTTCGGCATCCCGGCGCACGTCCTGTCCAAGCGCTGAGCATGACGCGCTCTGCCGACGGCGCGCCTATTCAGAGCTGAGCGGCGTTCCGCAGCGCCAGCACGCGGTCATGCCGTCCTCGAGGAAGGCGCCGCACTCCGCGCACACCCGATCAAGCCAGCACGCCGGATCTCCGCCTTCGCGCGGTTCGTCCTCTGCCACGTCGCCATGCTTGCACCGGCGGGCCGACCGGTCAAGTGAGCTGCAGAGCCCTCAGCGTTGGCCGATGGGGCCAAGCAGCGCGTTGGCGACCGCGCCGTGGGCGGACTCGGCATCCGAGGGATGGAAGATCCCGGCGAGTATGTCGCGATACAGGCGGCCCAACTCGCTGCGCGAGAAGTAGCTGCTTCCCCCGGCGACGCGGATCGCCTGGTCGACGACGTCGCGTGCCGTCTCGGTGGCGCGGATCTTCACGCTCGAGAGCTTCGGGAACCACAGCGCGCCGTGATCGCGATGCGCGTCGATGTCGTCAGCGAGGGCTTCGATCTGCACGGGGATCGCGTCGAGAGCGATCCACGCCTGGGCGATGCGCCAGCGGATCGCCGGGTCGTCGGAGAGCGGAGCGTCGTTCTGCTTGGAATGACGTGAGCGCGCAGCGTCCACGGCGAGCGTGAGGGCTCGTTCGGCGATGCCCGTGTAGACGCTGGCGAGGAGGAGCTCGAAGTTCGAGAAGATGCCGAAGATGAACGGGTCGGGGTTCGGCCCCGGATCCAGACGCCGGGCGACGGCCTCCGCCGGTGCATGGGCGCCCTCGAGGACTGTCGTGCGACTCTGGCTCGCTCGCATGCCGACCGTGTCCCAGTCGTCCTTGACGGTGAAGCCGCCGCCGTCGCGGCGGACGAAGCCGTAGACGATCTTCGGGGCGTCCGGCGACGCGGAGTCCAGTCCCATCGTGCCGAGCACCGACCAGGCGGGCGCGAGCGAGGTGAAGATCTTGGTGCCGAAGAAGCGGTAGCCGCCCGCTCCGTCCGGGCGCGCCTCGGAGTCGGAGCCGAAGAGCACGAGGTCGTTTCCCGCTTCGCTGATCCCGAAGGCGTAGACCTCGCCCGAGGCGGCGCCTTCGAGGACGAAATCGAGGGAGTGGTCGCCGCGGTCGTGCAGCTGACGTGCGACGCCCGTCCACACGAGGTGCATGTTCACGGCGAGGGCCGTCGAGGGGGCAGCGCCGGCGAGCCGGCGCTGTTCGCGGGACACGTCCGTGAGTGTGAGGCCGGCGCCGCCGAGCTCGAGGGGCACGAAGGCGCGGAGATACCCCGCGTCCACGAGTTCCCGCAGGTCCTCCTCGAAGAACGCGTTCTCCCTGTCGTAGTGCGCGGCGCGCGAGCGGATGCGCTCAAGGAGCGACTCGTCCAGGATTTTCCTCATCGCTTCTCGTCCTCTTCGTCGTCTTCGCTCTCCACTGCTTCGCTGGGTGATGCGTCCTCAGCGGTGCGTGAAGCGTCGGTGGGGACCGGCGCTTGTGTGGGCAGCGGGGGAGCGGGTGGAACGTAGCTCGCCCGACCCGTTCGCGGTCCTTCGGCCGGACCGTCGGGGACAAGGCGCGGTTCCCCGGTGCTCGACCGCGTTCCGCGGCGCTTCGCGAATCGCCGCAGATAGATCACGGCGAGGGCGATAGCGCCCGCGAGCACGAGCCACGGCAGGACGACGCCGAAGACGATGACGATTCCGCCGAGGAAGCTGCCGATCGAGCGCACCCCGAGGACGAGCGCCTCCCACAGGTTGCTGGGAGCAGCGGTGGGGACGGAATCGGGAGTCGAGATGCTCACGGTCACAGTGGCGAGATCGACGCGGCTGCTCAGGTCGTCTCGCTGGGCGACGAGGCTGTCCAGCTCGGCCTGGCGATCCGAGAGGGCCTTCTCGATCTCGATCAGGTCACTCGTGTCCGTCGCCGACTTCATGAGTTCGAGAAGCCGGTTCACCGACGTGCGCAAAGCGGTGATGCGCGCGTCGAGGTCGCGGGCTGAGTCTGTCACGTCCTCGTGCTGCAGCCGCGATGAGACGACTGAGGCCGACTCCTCGATCTTCTCGAGGGCCTCATCGAGCGAGTCGGACGGTATGCGGAGCGTCAGTTCCGCGGACGCCGATCCGCTGTCGAGGGCGGGGCTCTCCGAGCGGGAGTCGACTCTGCCGCCCGCGTCCTTTGCGACGGCGATGACCTCGTCCGCGGTATCAAGCGGCTTCGCTGAGACGAGGGTGAGGTTCGCCGTCGTGACGACCTCCCGTGCATCGTCCTGCGTGTTTCCGCCGGCGACCGGTGCTGAGCCCTCGGAAATGGAGGCATCCGAACCGCCGTTCGAGCCTGAGCTGCTGCAGGCGGCGAGCGAGAGACAGAGGGCGAGTGCCCCGGCCGCGGCGAAGAGTCGGTGTCGTCGGTGCATAGCCTCACCCTACGCGAGCAGCATCCGCTTCAATCTCTCGTTTTCGTCACGGTCGATCCCGTTCACGAGAACCTAAGAAACTCTCAGCTAATATGATGAATGCTCAGATAAATCCCCCTCTACTGGGGGCGGAATCTTATGGGACGGTGGGGCAGAATGAGAGCAGGTCAACGGAGTGTTGACTTACTCCCGAAGTACTCGACGCGGTACCCGCCCGCAGAGGACAGCCCCCATGTCAGAACGCCAGGATCTGACGCATGTGCCGAACATGCGTCTCATGCTCATCATAGGAAGCGTCCGGCCTGGGCGCTGTGGTCTTCCCGTCACACTGTGGGCATACGACATGCTCATGGACTGCCGGGGGGTCGACATTGACTTCGTCGACCTGATGGAGACCAACCTCCCGTTCATGAATGAGCCGAAGCCGCCCAAACTCAAGCAGTACGAGTACGCGCACACGCGAGAGTGGAGCGCGCGTGTCGAGGACGCCGATGCGTTCATCTTCGTCGCCCCCGCCTACAACGAGGGCTTTGCGCCCGCGTTGCGCAATGCGATGGACTACCTCGCCCTCGAATGGCAGAGCAAGCCGTTCGGGATCGTGAGCTATGGCCAAGGGGCGAGCGAGGGAGGAGCCCGGCTCAAGGAATCGGCGAGGTCGCTCGGGCTCGTGCCGGCCAGAACCACCGTCGCGATCCGCGATTCACGATCCCGAGTTCAGGACGGCGAGTTCTTCGCCGACGACGAACTCGTGCGATCGTGCTCGCGCATGATCGAGGACATCCGCCGATTGCACGCCGAACTGTCGCCCGCGCGATCGGCTGGCAGCAGGGTGGCAGAGCGCGTCAACGGCTGATCAGCCGGGGCCTTGCAGCTGCACGGGCTCCGTGTCCGGGATCGGCGACGCGTCACGACCGCGCAGGTCCGGCAGCCACGGTCGGGTGAGGGCTGGCAGCACGAAGCCCGCGAATGCGAACCCCGCGGCCACCCATAGGGCGCCCGCCGGGCCGTTGGTGTCAATGAGGAAGCCCGCAATGGCGGAGCCGATGGCGGCGCCGATGAGCTGACCGGTCCCGATCCAGCCGTACGCCTCGGCGGTGTCGCTGAACTTCACGCTTGACGAGACGATCGCGAAGAGCACCGCGAGGGCAGGAGCGATTCCCGCTCCTGCGAGGAAGAGCGTGACCGCGAGCCACCAGACTCCGAGCATCGCCGTCGCGGCGGCCATGCCGAATGCGACGAGGAACATGCGACGAGCGAGCGACCACGGCGAGATCGGCACATGTCCGAGCGCGAGGCCACCCACCAGGCTGCCGAGCGAGAAGATCGCAAGGACGACGCCCGCTTCGAGGCCTTCGTCGCCGAACGTCGCCACGACGCCGGCCTCGACGGCGGCGCAGGCCCCGACGAGGAGGAAGCCCGTCATCGTCGCGATCAGAACCGTCGGCTTCTTCAGGACGCTGCCGAGCTTTCTCCGGCTCGGCGGGATGCGCACCCGACCGACCTCGGGAGAGGCGATGAACCAGGCGCCGCCGCCGACCATCAGCGTCGCGGCGAGCAGGATCCCCCACATGGGGCCGATCTGAGTTGAGACGAAAGTCGTCACGACCGGACCGAGAACCCAGATGATCTCCTGCGCGGACGCGTCGAGGGAGAAGAGCGGCGTGAGCTGGGTCGAGTTCACGAGTTTGGGGTAGATGGTGCGCACGGCGGGCTGGATTGGCGGCGTGCTCAATCCGCAGAGGAGACCGAGCACCATATAGAAGGGCAGTGTCATCGGGACGAGGGCGATGCTCAGGACCGAGAGCGTGCAGATGGCGAGTGTGAGCGACAGGACGCGACGCATGCCCCACTTGCCCATCCAGCGGCTCGTGAGCGGACCGGCGACGGCTTGCCCGATGCTCGTCGCGGCGAGCATGAGTCCCGCGTCCGCATAACGACCCGTGCGGTTCTCGACGAAGATGAGGAAGGCGAGTGAGAGCATCCCGCCGGGGAAACGTGCGACCAGTTGGGCTGAGATCAGTCGGGCGACGCCCGGGATGCGCAGAAGGGCCGAATACGTGGTCACGACTCACCAGTGTAAGTGGCCGGGCGACACGCCGAGGACTCTCCACAATGTCGGTGGCTGCCATTATTTTTCGACCTGTGGAAAGAGTCGAAATCCGAACGGGAGAAAGGGCAGATATTCCGCCATTTAAGCGTTGTATCTGAAGAGGAAGTCGTCGTGGAGAACCGGTGGATAACTCAGCCGAATCGGTGGAAAGAGCAGTGGAAAACTACACGCTTGTAACTACTATCCCTTGGGGTCCTCCTCAAAGACGAGAACTATATGTAGTATTGGAAGCCCCGGCGGGGGAACGCCGGAAAAACCACGGATTTACCGAAGGAAAGGTCTGCAAATCATGACGATCACGGTCTACACGAAGCCTTCGTGCGTGCAGTGCACGGCGACCTATCGTGCGCTCGACAGCAAGGGCCTCGAGTATGAGATTCACGACCTCTCGGAGGACGAGGGTGCGCTCGAGCAGGTCAAGGCTCTCGGGTACCTCCAGGCTCCCGTCGTGATCGCTGACGATGAGCACTGGTCGGGCTTCCGTCCCGACAAGATCAACGAGCTCGCGGCGCGACTCGGCTGAACTCATGCCGGTGCCGCGCGTGACGGCACCGGGTCGTCACGCTACGTCGTTTCAGGGAGGTGACGCGATCATGGCGAAACTCATCTACTTCTCCAGCGTCTCCGAGAACACGCGACGATTCGTCGACAAGCTCGGAATGCCGGCGGAGCGGATTCCCCTCACGGCGAAAGACCCGGCCGTCTCCGTCACCGAGCCGTACGTGCTCGTGACGCCGACCTACGGCGGCGGCAACGGGAAGGGCGCAGTTCCGAAGCAGGTCATCCGGTTCCTCAACGACGAGCACAACCGGTCCCTGATCCGCGGCGTCATCGCGGCGGGGAACACCAACTTCGGACAGGCGTATTGCATCGCGGGCGACATCATCTCCGCGAAATGCAAGGTGCCGACCCTGTATCGATTCGAACTCTTCGGAACCCCGGACGACGTGAGCGTCGTTCAAGAAGGATTGGACACATTTTGGAAGCAACAGTGACAGAGGCGCCCGCGAGCCAGGCGCTCGACTACCACGCACTCAACGCGATGCTGAATCTCTACGGCCCGAACGGGGAGATCCAGTTCGACAAGGACCGTGAGGCGGCACGGGAGTTCTTCCTCCAGCACGTCAACCAGAACACGGTGTTCTTCCACTCCCTCAAGGAGCGGCTCGACTACCTCGTCGAGAAGCAGTACTACGAGAAGGCCGTGCTCGACCAGTACTCCTTCGAGTTCATCCAGAAGCTCAATGACCTCGCCTACTCGAAGAAGTTCCGCTTCCAGACCTTCCTCGGCGCGTTCAAGTACTACACGTCGTACACGCTCAAGACGTTCGACGGCAAGCGCTACCTCGAGCGCTTCGAAGACCGCGTCGTCATGACCGCCCTCGGCCTTGCCCAGGGCGATGAGAAGCTCGCGGTGGAGCTCGTCGAAGAGATCATCAGCGGCCGCTTCCAGCCCGCGACCCCGACGTTCCTCAACACGGGCAAGGCCCAGCGCGGCGAGCTCGTTTCCTGCTTCCTGCTGCGCATCGAAGACAACATGGAGTCGATCTCGCGCGGCATCAACTCCTCCCTGCAGCTCTCCAAGCGCGGCGGCGGTGTCGCACTTCTGCTCTCGAACATCCGCGAGTCCGGGGCGCCGATCAAGCAGATCGAGAACCAGTCCTCCGGCATCATCCCCGTGATGAAGCTCCTCGAGGACTCCTTCAGCTATGCGAACCAGCTCGGAGCGCGGCAGGGCGCCGGCGCCGTCTACCTCAACGCGCACCACCCCGACATCCTGCGCTTCCTCGACACCAAGCGTGAGAACGCGGACGAGAAGATCCGCATCAAGACGCTGTCGCTCGGCGTCGTGATCCCGGACATCACGTTCGATCTCGCGAAGAAGGGCGAGGACATGTATCTGTTCTCGCCGTACGACGTCGAGCGTGTCTACGGTGTGCCCTTCGGCGACATCTCCGTCACCGAGAAGTACCACGAAATGGTCGACGACTCGCGCATCAAGAAGACGAAGATCAACGCGCGCGAGTTCTTCCAGACGATC encodes the following:
- a CDS encoding acyl-CoA dehydrogenase family protein, coding for MRKILDESLLERIRSRAAHYDRENAFFEEDLRELVDAGYLRAFVPLELGGAGLTLTDVSREQRRLAGAAPSTALAVNMHLVWTGVARQLHDRGDHSLDFVLEGAASGEVYAFGISEAGNDLVLFGSDSEARPDGAGGYRFFGTKIFTSLAPAWSVLGTMGLDSASPDAPKIVYGFVRRDGGGFTVKDDWDTVGMRASQSRTTVLEGAHAPAEAVARRLDPGPNPDPFIFGIFSNFELLLASVYTGIAERALTLAVDAARSRHSKQNDAPLSDDPAIRWRIAQAWIALDAIPVQIEALADDIDAHRDHGALWFPKLSSVKIRATETARDVVDQAIRVAGGSSYFSRSELGRLYRDILAGIFHPSDAESAHGAVANALLGPIGQR
- a CDS encoding DUF4349 domain-containing protein produces the protein MHRRHRLFAAAGALALCLSLAACSSSGSNGGSDASISEGSAPVAGGNTQDDAREVVTTANLTLVSAKPLDTADEVIAVAKDAGGRVDSRSESPALDSGSASAELTLRIPSDSLDEALEKIEESASVVSSRLQHEDVTDSARDLDARITALRTSVNRLLELMKSATDTSDLIEIEKALSDRQAELDSLVAQRDDLSSRVDLATVTVSISTPDSVPTAAPSNLWEALVLGVRSIGSFLGGIVIVFGVVLPWLVLAGAIALAVIYLRRFAKRRGTRSSTGEPRLVPDGPAEGPRTGRASYVPPAPPLPTQAPVPTDASRTAEDASPSEAVESEDDEEDEKR
- a CDS encoding NADPH-dependent FMN reductase; its protein translation is MSERQDLTHVPNMRLMLIIGSVRPGRCGLPVTLWAYDMLMDCRGVDIDFVDLMETNLPFMNEPKPPKLKQYEYAHTREWSARVEDADAFIFVAPAYNEGFAPALRNAMDYLALEWQSKPFGIVSYGQGASEGGARLKESARSLGLVPARTTVAIRDSRSRVQDGEFFADDELVRSCSRMIEDIRRLHAELSPARSAGSRVAERVNG
- a CDS encoding MFS transporter, giving the protein MTTYSALLRIPGVARLISAQLVARFPGGMLSLAFLIFVENRTGRYADAGLMLAATSIGQAVAGPLTSRWMGKWGMRRVLSLTLAICTLSVLSIALVPMTLPFYMVLGLLCGLSTPPIQPAVRTIYPKLVNSTQLTPLFSLDASAQEIIWVLGPVVTTFVSTQIGPMWGILLAATLMVGGGAWFIASPEVGRVRIPPSRRKLGSVLKKPTVLIATMTGFLLVGACAAVEAGVVATFGDEGLEAGVVLAIFSLGSLVGGLALGHVPISPWSLARRMFLVAFGMAAATAMLGVWWLAVTLFLAGAGIAPALAVLFAIVSSSVKFSDTAEAYGWIGTGQLIGAAIGSAIAGFLIDTNGPAGALWVAAGFAFAGFVLPALTRPWLPDLRGRDASPIPDTEPVQLQGPG
- the nrdH gene encoding glutaredoxin-like protein NrdH; this encodes MTITVYTKPSCVQCTATYRALDSKGLEYEIHDLSEDEGALEQVKALGYLQAPVVIADDEHWSGFRPDKINELAARLG
- the nrdI gene encoding class Ib ribonucleoside-diphosphate reductase assembly flavoprotein NrdI → MAKLIYFSSVSENTRRFVDKLGMPAERIPLTAKDPAVSVTEPYVLVTPTYGGGNGKGAVPKQVIRFLNDEHNRSLIRGVIAAGNTNFGQAYCIAGDIISAKCKVPTLYRFELFGTPDDVSVVQEGLDTFWKQQ